AAGACCAAAAAATCTAAAATTCTCATTCGTAGCGATTTTGTCATAAACTCTTGTAACTGATTTAATTTTCTGATGATCCGGAGCAACGCCGGAGCGCACTAGCCCATGAGGGGTAGGGAGTTTATCAAACATATCGATGGAAAAATTATGGTCCTGTTGCTTAAATAAATGCTCTGCAGCATAAAAACCCGCTGGACCAGAACCTATTACAGCAACTCTAATTTGATTATGAATATCATTCTCTTCTTGGGTCATTTTAAATATCCTGTTTATATTAAATTTAGTCTATAATTATAGAAATCAAGCTTTTTGGCTCAAAAATATACCAAATCTTACCATCTCAACTCATTTTGTATAGATTTACAAAATCCAAGCCAGTGTCACTATCTGTGAATATACGGTAGTATTATTTAGTCGCGGTATTAATTACGAACTTTATGGACTTGATTTAATAACAGTTATTCTTCAATCTTAATGTTCGGGGTCTTGATTCATCTATGAGCACTGGCAATTTAATTGACAGGGCGGATTTTCACCTGAAAATCGTCCAGGAAATAAGCGATTTAGTAAATAAATCAACGGGACTTAATACAATCCTAAAGAGGGTTGTCAATAAAGTTGCAAGCTCTCTTCATTTTGATGTCGTATCTGTATATGTGTGGGATGAAGAACAAGATCAACTATATTTAAGATCCACTAAGGGGTTATCAGTAAACCCTCTTAAGGACCCTATTACTCTTAAGCCACAAGAAGGATTGACCGGTTTAGTATTTCAGACCTCAAGACCGCTTACTGTAATGCCGGCATCAAAACATCCTCGCTATAAATATTTCCCTGAAATTGGAGAGGAAGAGTATGAGAGCTATATTGGCGTTCCGATTTTGCTCCAAAACAGATGCATCGGTGTGCTTGTAGGACAGACTAAAGATGAGAGACCTGTTAATCCTGCTGAGGAGATGCTATTTGAAATCATTGCATCACGTTTAGCAGGACTCCTAGAAGTAGCTGACAGACTTGAGAGATTAAAAACGCCTTCAATTGTTAAGCATGAAACGAGAACTTACCAAGGAAAAGGAGTTTCAAACGGTATAGCTATTGGGAATGTGTTTTTGTTCAGAGGACTGTTTCAGCAAATAAGGGCTGATGACTCTGATAAGTCAGACCCTAAAGTGGAAAAGAAAAGGGTAGAGCAGGCGCTTTTAGATGTAGAGGCGGATCTTGAAAAACTTATTAAGACCCTTGATTCGGAAAAAATACTTTCAAAAGCTGAAATTGAGATCTTCAGAGCTCACTTGTTAATGATTCAAGGCAAAACTCTTCGTAATGCCATGTTTGATAAGATCAAAAAAAAGAACATTACCGCAGAGCTGGCAGTGGTAGAGGCTATAGAAGAGATTGCCCGTCAGTTTGAAAATCTAAACGATAGGTATTTAAGAGAGAAAGCCCAGGACTTTAGAGACATCGGCGAGAGAATACTCCATGACCTTCTAAAAGTTAAAAATGGACATCAGTACTCAGCAGAGCCTGAAGAAAACTCAATTCTAATAGCAAATGATATTGGTCCTTCATTTATTTCAATGCTTTTTAAAAATGCTGTTTCAGCAGTTGTGATAGAAAAGGGCGGAGAAACATCTCATGCAGTTATTATAGCAAAATCCCTTGGAATACCTGCGGTAGTCGGAATTGATAATATATGTAACCTGATAAGACCTGGAGAAAAGTTAATTGTTGACGGAAAGACCGGGTTTATTTTTTCAAACCCTGATGAAACATTAATTTCTGAATACAAGAACACCTACTCAAGCATTATCAAAGTGCGCGAGGTAATTGACCGAGAAGGAACAGAGGTTAGAGGTGAGAAAGCTCTAGGTGTAAAGCTCAACGCAAATATTGGTTTTCCAACCGATATTGAAACCGCAAAGACTTACGATATTAATAACGTGGGACTATTTAGGACCGAGTTTGCTTTTACTCAGTATGAAAAATGGCCTAAGGTACGTGAGCAGCTTAGGATATATAAAAACTTAGCCAAAAACTTTGACGGATATATCACTGTCAGAACATTAGATATCGGGGCAGATAAACTTTTGCCTTACTTTGATTTTCCTAAAGAGGAAAATCCTCTTTTAGGACTTAGAGCAATAAGATTTTCAATGGAATACCTTGATCTATTCAAGGATCAGATTAAAGCTATTCTGCTTGCAACTAAAAAGGGATATAAATTTAAGATTATGCTTCCAATGATCACAAACCTTTGGGAAGTTGAAACCGCGAAAGATATTATCGAGGATTTAGCCAAAGAGATAGGCATTTCATCTGAAGATCTGCCCGATTTAGGCGTCATGATGGAAGTGCCGGCTATGTTATATCAACTAGATGAGTACAATGATTTAATTGATTTTCTCTCGATCGGAACAAATGATTTAATCCAGTATGTACTAGCAGTGGACCGTAACTCAAACATGGTAGGCCATTTATATTCAGCCTTTCATCCTGCTGTGCTCAGGCTGCTTAATGATGTACACCTAAAATCACAATACTTGGGCATGGACGTCTCAGTATGCGGTGAGCTTGCAGGAACACCTTCAGGGGCAATGTCTTTAATGTCTCTTGGTTATAACCAACTCAGCGTCTCTCCTGCAAATGTTCCTACGATAAGATATCTATGCAATAGAATAGATAAGGATTTACTAAATACGGTTAGACACAAAATATTAAACACCAGGAAAAAAACGGACATTGAAAGATTTATGATTGAGACTCTGGAATCTATAGACCCTGCACTTATTGAGATTGAATAATAGATGCATCTTTCCTTTTAAACTGATTAAGGTATTTTTTACAGCCTACCGATGAAAGTTAATAGAATTCAGATAATACTTTTTGTACTAACTGTAATTACCACTTTTGTAACGGGCCTATCTTTTGGCGGCACGATGCTGAGCGCCGTTTCCTTCTCGGTCGCACTTTTATTTATTTTAGGCTCTCATGAGATGGGTCATTATTATTACGGCAAGAAGTATGGAGTTGATATAACTCCTCCTTATTTTATTCCAGCGCCGCCGATAATTTCACCAATAGGAACTTTTGGAGCCTTTATAAAAATTAAATCGCCTATATCTACAAAAAGGGCATTATTCGATATTGGAATAGCAGGACCGCTTGCAGGAATAGTTGCTTCCATACCGGTCTTGATTATAGGAATTAAACTATCAACAACAGTACAAA
This is a stretch of genomic DNA from Thermodesulfobacteriota bacterium. It encodes these proteins:
- the ptsP gene encoding phosphoenolpyruvate--protein phosphotransferase, with the protein product MSTGNLIDRADFHLKIVQEISDLVNKSTGLNTILKRVVNKVASSLHFDVVSVYVWDEEQDQLYLRSTKGLSVNPLKDPITLKPQEGLTGLVFQTSRPLTVMPASKHPRYKYFPEIGEEEYESYIGVPILLQNRCIGVLVGQTKDERPVNPAEEMLFEIIASRLAGLLEVADRLERLKTPSIVKHETRTYQGKGVSNGIAIGNVFLFRGLFQQIRADDSDKSDPKVEKKRVEQALLDVEADLEKLIKTLDSEKILSKAEIEIFRAHLLMIQGKTLRNAMFDKIKKKNITAELAVVEAIEEIARQFENLNDRYLREKAQDFRDIGERILHDLLKVKNGHQYSAEPEENSILIANDIGPSFISMLFKNAVSAVVIEKGGETSHAVIIAKSLGIPAVVGIDNICNLIRPGEKLIVDGKTGFIFSNPDETLISEYKNTYSSIIKVREVIDREGTEVRGEKALGVKLNANIGFPTDIETAKTYDINNVGLFRTEFAFTQYEKWPKVREQLRIYKNLAKNFDGYITVRTLDIGADKLLPYFDFPKEENPLLGLRAIRFSMEYLDLFKDQIKAILLATKKGYKFKIMLPMITNLWEVETAKDIIEDLAKEIGISSEDLPDLGVMMEVPAMLYQLDEYNDLIDFLSIGTNDLIQYVLAVDRNSNMVGHLYSAFHPAVLRLLNDVHLKSQYLGMDVSVCGELAGTPSGAMSLMSLGYNQLSVSPANVPTIRYLCNRIDKDLLNTVRHKILNTRKKTDIERFMIETLESIDPALIEIE
- a CDS encoding NAD(P)-binding protein gives rise to the protein MTQEENDIHNQIRVAVIGSGPAGFYAAEHLFKQQDHNFSIDMFDKLPTPHGLVRSGVAPDHQKIKSVTRVYDKIATNENFRFFGL